The Campylobacter sp. CN_NE2 genome contains a region encoding:
- a CDS encoding SPFH domain-containing protein: MEGFAVFVVLIVFLVVAILKLGIKIVSQSEIMIIERLGRFHKVLDGGFHVIVPFFDSVRARMSVREQLVDISKQQVITKDNVNIAVDGIVFLKVIDGKMALYNVEDYRKAISNLAMTTLRSAIGEMSLDQTLSSRDQLNSKLQIALGDAADNWGVKIMRVEISEISVPKGIEDAMNLQMKAEREKRAIELKAEAEKAALIRNAEALKQEKVLEAEAIERMADAKKYEQIALAEGQKEAMNNINMAMANSKFAAEYLLTQGRIEAFNELAKNGSKDKILVPYETSELIGSLSVIKEFLSSKKETK, translated from the coding sequence ATGGAAGGATTTGCAGTATTTGTCGTTTTAATCGTCTTTTTGGTTGTAGCTATTTTAAAGCTAGGTATCAAAATCGTCTCACAATCTGAAATTATGATTATAGAGCGGCTCGGTCGCTTTCACAAGGTTTTAGACGGCGGATTTCATGTCATAGTGCCGTTTTTTGATAGCGTAAGGGCAAGAATGAGCGTTAGAGAGCAGCTCGTCGATATTTCTAAACAACAAGTCATCACAAAAGATAATGTCAATATCGCAGTCGATGGAATCGTATTTCTAAAAGTAATCGACGGAAAAATGGCACTTTATAATGTCGAAGATTACCGCAAAGCCATTTCAAATTTGGCTATGACTACACTAAGGTCGGCAATCGGCGAAATGAGCCTAGATCAAACACTTTCAAGCAGGGATCAACTCAACTCAAAACTCCAAATCGCTCTTGGCGACGCAGCCGATAACTGGGGCGTAAAGATAATGAGAGTGGAGATTTCAGAAATCTCCGTGCCAAAAGGTATCGAAGATGCGATGAATTTGCAAATGAAAGCAGAACGCGAAAAACGCGCAATCGAGCTTAAAGCAGAAGCCGAAAAAGCAGCCCTTATCCGCAACGCAGAAGCCCTAAAACAAGAAAAAGTCCTTGAAGCAGAAGCGATTGAACGCATGGCAGATGCGAAAAAATACGAGCAAATCGCCCTAGCAGAAGGTCAAAAAGAAGCTATGAATAATATCAATATGGCTATGGCAAATTCAAAATTTGCAGCCGAATACCTGCTAACACAAGGTCGCATTGAAGCCTTTAACGAACTAGCCAAAAACGGCTCAAAAGATAAAATTTTAGTGCCTTACGAAACTAGCGAACTTATCGGCTCGCTAAGCGTTATTAAAGAATTTTTAAGTAGCAAAAAAGAGACAAAATGA